ATCTCCGAAGAGGACCAGcaaaagatggagaagatctTGTGGGACGACAATTATGTCAACGTAAACTTGAACTGGCACGGTCTCGCCAAGGAGGCTGGTGTCGAGGTGGAGGTGAACCCAAGAACTCTGCACAGGACCATGGGTACGCTGGGCTACCGACGATGTTTGCTGTGCCCACGCACCTGGGTGCACAAGAAGGCTCGTGAGAAGCGAGTTGAGTATGCCCGGCGCATGTTGGAGGCGTACCCGCAACCTGAAGACTGGAGAGCGGTCCGATTCAGCATTGAGCTGCACTTTGGATTTGGCCTTGATGGAAAGATGCGCCTTATTCCCCGACCCGGCGAGCGAGTTTGCGAAGGCTGCACCACCAAACCCGAGGCTGATTGGCCACGCGACTTGCGAAAGGCTCATGCCTGGGTTGCTGTGGGCTATGGATTCAAGAGCGACACCGTCTTTTACGAAGACTCAACCAGCCCCAACTGCACTGGTGTCATGACCATGCAGGAGTACAAGGACCACATCCTCGAAAAGACAGTCAAGCCATGGCTCAACAGCACCGGCCCACAGAGTTTTATTCTTGAGGAGGACTGCGAGGCCTTTGCCCACGGCGCTGCGAGCAAGGTCAACTTGGTTCAGCAGTGGAAGGACGAGCACAATCTGCGCTACTACTACAACTGCGGCGACAGCCCTGATCTGAGCCCTCTCGACAGTCTCTGGCCCGTGAACAAGCAGTGGACGATGGAACCACCCAAGGACTGGGAGGACGAGACCCTTCAGAAGATGGTACGCGACGCGTGGGCAACCTTTGACATGGAACGACTCAACATGTGGGTCAACTTTATGCCGCAGCGACTGAAGTCTGTGATCGATACCGACGGGGCACTGGTATCTTGGTAATGATTGAGTATGGCGTTTATCTTGTTCGTGATGGTGTTATGAGCGATGGACTAAAAGAAACAGCGGACTTGAGCCATGCTGTGCTGGGCATATTTTGCGAAAACCTTGTAAAGTTTTGTTAAAGCTTCGTATCCTGTTGTTGCAGATTGATGGCTTGATGGCTGGCGGATgatataaataaagagaaaatgaaTTACAATAAGTAGCCAAGAGAAGAAGTTCTATATCCGAATATTGCCTTTCTCTGAAtgttaatatatagaataggTCAAgttctttatttataccACAGTTCATCCGCTGGCATTAAGCCTGGATAACTTGGTTGCTTAAATTAAACAGAACGGAATCAATAAGCCAATTTGGCTTATATTACTAGGTGATTAGTTATGCCATATGCTCTgcccttttttattattcccTGGTTTTTAGCTGAGTCTAGGCTGTTAATCACCACCGGTTGCCTGGCACTGCAACCTAACAATCCACCACCTAACTCCCCAATCACTCTGACATTCATCCACCTTGGCTATTTCGACTGACCAAGACTCTGTTCACTTCTTCACCTGCCGTTCAAAATTCTCATGCACCGACTTGTCATGTCTTGTTATCTCACATGACTCCACTCTCTTTCTCAGTTTGCCCAATATGAGATCTTCAAAGTCACCCTCCAAAAGGAAGGCGACCGAGGGTTCTCCTAAGTTTGGATACACGAGTTCCACTGACTTTGAAAATTTGCCTACTCAGAGACATCGGCAAGACAGAGAAGATAGCTACTTTTGGATGGGTCGCTACCTAGCTACTGACACCCCTTCCCCTATAGGAGATGACCAAACTCCTCTTCAAGCTACGATGGACAATGTCTGCGAGGTGAGTAAAAGATATATCATCCAAGTTATCACAGCCTAGTTTGGCGAGTCTGTGACACATCCCAGTACCCACTAACTTCTCAAGTTTAATCTTAATCGACGAAATGTGCAGCGAGGTGACGTTCATCCTGTCGAACATAGGCCCCTTGTCATGATCCCCAAACATCCTCCCGTGGCCAAGAAGCCTGCTATATCGGATGAGACCAACAGAAAAAAGACCGGACGACAAGAAAGGCAGtcgaagaagcagaagactcCGCAATCTGAACCTGAGCCTCCTACAGTCCATTCCCAGCTTCCAACACCAGATTTTGAGAGTGTTATTTGGCCTGCAATGTGGGAGAAAGTCCAGTCCCTCATCAAAGCAAAAGTTTCGGAACATATGGAAGCTATGTTGCAAGAAAGAAAGGCCGAATTGGAGTCTTTGACTCGCCCTCCACTGCTTAAGGCGGACAGCTCACCAGAGGTTTATCTGACTTATGTTCAATTCCTTAAGAACAGAATAAAAGCTACGACCACGAACTCGTCAACAAGACAAAAAACTGAAGCTGTTATGTCGTTAGCGATGGACTTGGAGCCAGGAATAGAGAAATGCCTTCGCAAGCATCTAGGTCAAATTACCGCCGAGGAGAACATCCAAGTGGAAAGCCAAGACTTGGCTATGGCTGAGCGAGAGCGtatcgaggaagaagaactGGATACAGACGACGAAGATATTATCACGATTTCGGACAAAGACGACTCTGACTACCAGGACGATCCGGAAGATGTCGACGAGCCTCTTACTCCAGTTACGACGCCTACAACCATGAGTCAATTAAAACGATATGAGGATAGATTTAGGGAGTTTCGGCGGTATGCCGCATCGGAGAGCGTTTCCAACGACAAGAAGAGAGCATTGGAGAAGACGCCGACGCCGACCAAAGCAGGCAGCAAAAGACGCTGCACAGTCAGGCACTCGCCTGGATTTACACCCAGCCCAGCGTCATCCAAGTCTTCGTATTTCCCATCGTTGCAGGAGTTATTCAGCTCAAGTTTAGGACGGCAATCATCCCCGGCAACACAACCGAGTCCCTCCAGAAGCCAACCTTCTACACGACAGGCCGAACGAGCACAGCACGAGAGCACATTACCAACTCGCTTCCGAGAGACAACAGCAGATTTTGAGGCCATGAATACCTCTGAGAAGCTCCTGTTGCTGTTCAAAATGTCCAGAGGGAAGGAGAAATAGGATGGAGGTATTGTTTCAAACGGTAGCTTTGGGACGCGTTGATTTGGACATGTATAATAGTAGAGTGGACAGGCAGACTTTGAGACGCGAACATTGAGAAGCTATTGGTACATAAATTGCAGACCATTCAAATAGCCGGTTAGGTATTTAGATGTCATGCTTTCTTAGGAACGATAAATATGCTATTAATTCTAGTTATTGTTGCTATAGTTGCGTCTAATGTTGAGTGTTATATCGATTGCGGCCTGCTAAACAATGACCATCGGATGTAACCCTCAGGGCattagaaaaattggccgctagaaatACAGGTTGGATACCAAATTAAGGTCAGTCTACGATACTATTTCGATAAATCCTTAGGGTTATTCCTCCTCTAAAACTTGCAGGCCAATCTCTGTTGCCTACTAACCAAGGCAAACAACTCCCCACCCACTCCAGTCTTTCATCTTACAACATAAACACTCAAACCGGCGAGTTCGCACACAACCTTCATCATTCTCGAGCGTTTCTTGGTTTTTGCCCTTGCCACAACATCTCACCTGGAACTACCCATTTACGCACCGTCCGCGTCAATCAGCCCATCATGACAGAGCTGGGGACGAGGAAAAAAGACAAGGAGAAAGATCCGACTAGGAAGGATAAGAAGGGAAAGGCCAAGGCGCAAACAGATTTCATTGACTTGAGTTGTTCACCGACTTCTAAATCTTCCAAGGCACAGTCTGGCCCGCCCCCAAATGCCCCCGGCGGCCCGTCGCTGCTCTCAGCAAACACACCATCAGGGGATCATTCGAAAGCATGGAGAAAAACATTCACTCATAACCCTCAAGCTCTTCCAATGTTCTCCAGTAATAACCCAATAGACCCTCCCCGTGCAGGAGCCAACGCCAGCCCTGAATCCTTGTACTCTCGATCAAGCGGCGACACCGAGAGAACATCACACGAAGTGAAGATCAAGATATTAGAGATGTGCATATCTCTGAAGAACAAATATCTTGATATACCGCCTGCCGCACAGGCAGATCAAGAACCCTTTTGGGGTCGGGTGATGGAGATGCTGAATCTGATGCCACTTACAAAAGGAAAGTACAAGGAGTCCAAAGACGTGCACCGAGCTGTCGAGTATTGGTGCCAACCTCGTCGATCTTATATGCGGGAGAACCGACTGCCCGCCGTATCACAGTCACAACCCGAACTCGATACACTAATAGACCAGTGGAACTTGGTATTCGCACAACGGTTTTGCAAAATACACAGTGGATACTTTGCAAACACGCAGTTTGCTCAAGATACCATGAAGCAGATTGTCAAAGATGAGGTGGATAGTTGGATAACCAGAAGTTTGAAGGAGCGGCGCAACGAGCTGGAGAGAACTTCACAGCCTACTTTGCTCTCGGCTGATAGCTCATTGAAGGACTATGGCAATGCTGTCAAGGGGTTGCAGAACAAGTTCGAGATGATTAAAAGAGACAAAAGCCAAGCTCTTGAGTCGGAAGCTGTTATGTCAATTGTCTTGAAGCTCCAGCCAAGTCTGCGCACCGCAATTTCGCAGTTCTTGAACGGTCCGACTGAGCCCACAAGACGTACTGAGCCTGCAATAGGTACACTAGAGCATGTTGGCTTCACTCCTTGTTCGAATGGGGCTTCTGTTCCAGCAACTACTGTACAGCGTCTGGAGAAACCCGAGTCTCAACGGAGAGAAGACGACCCTCTCAGAAAGAGGAAGCACCTGGAGACTGAAAGCTCCGGTCTCAAGGGAGGAAACACAGCAAACACTGTGCCGTATGACCAGTCAAAGAGACCACGTCTTGACAACCACCACAACCTGCCTCCAGTGGCAGATACAACTAGACAAAAAGATACCCGAGTTGCACGCTCGCCACCTTTTCGGCGACCCCCTCTACCGTCACAGTCACCCACTTGGAAGCGCAACGGTCCCCCTGATTATCGCAATGATGGTTACCGCAGCTCAGGAGGACATCCACCTCATCGGTACGAAGATCATTATCGTGGCGATCGTAATCAAGATTATTATCGAGGTCGATATCAAGACGGTGATAGGTATCGCCCACCTCCTAGAGCAATACGCGAGACTACGGCCGATTTCGAAGGAATGTCCATCCAACAACAGAACATGTCCCTGCTTCGGCAAATAAAACAGGTCAAAGACATggtggagaagaagaattgaGGATGGAGATGGGGATTTTAAGGACGGGTTGCTACCATGGGTAGTCTACGGATGACCGACTAGGAATGCGCAAGAGCATGGTCGCTCTTTGACATACATGCATTGAGAATCTTGACGAGCCTCCAAAAGTATATTTGAGCGAGATGGCATCGAATGGCCAAGACTGCGTTGAAAGAATTTGGGACCCTTGTTTCCAAGTCGACATTGTGTTTCCAAGACGATATCAGCAACCGATGAAATTCGAGATCGAACGATCATGATCTGACTAGTAGGTGAAGGATTGGGGATCATCAAATGCTGGGGAGAAGGTGGATCTTTGTTACTACGAGAATCAACATGATCAACTTGGGCCATTACAATTAATTAGAACAATAATACTGCATAATTTCCGAATCTTTCCATGAGTATACCATTCCTGTCTTGATTGATGGCGTTGTATCAGTGACTGCATCGTTGTTCTCGAGTTGAATTGACTCCAAAAAGGAGGGGTCATGGAGAGATCCAATAGCGGGGTTTGGGGGTCTTTCAAGGATTAAAACAACTAAAAGTCCAAAGCCCAGAGCCGCGAACCACGGAAAAGAGCCGCTAGCGGGCCAGACACGTGGGGCATCTGGACCCTAGAAGAGGCGAGTTGATAAAACAGTCCAATATTTTCTGTTATTGCTCTGAGAACTCAACAATGAGAATAATCGAGTCAATTAACGACAATGGTAATTTAGTAAGCAGGATAcatcttataaaaataataaacagAACCATCTCCTTTACCTATCTTGTTTACGCGGCAGCCAAAGGGAACCAACTTCATAGGTCCTCCAACGTCTCCACTTCTTCTTTGACCCTGGACGCCAATGCCAAGACAAGGGGTCCCGCCTTGAACTCAACAAAATTCCCAACAGAACGGAAGTAAAAAAATtccatcttctttccttccAATTGACATGGATCGATAAGGACCTTTCGATGGAGGGAACGTGCACTTGTAGTCGGAACATCCgattcttttttactttttctttttccccACTGAAGGAAAACAAGTCGGAGAAATAATCCCGAGTTTCATATCAGTTGAAAGCTTGAATTGCACTATCCCTGAGTTGACTGATAACCATTGTGCTTCGGTTAAAGCAGTATAAATCAGGCATTTGCGGGTATATGTTCGGTAATGCAGTCGTGACAGATACTTTGCTCTGCTACGCCGCGTCCTGTTCATTCCCCAGGTTTGTCTGAAGACTCAAACTTGGTCTACGACAAGTGACAATGCAATACACGTACTCTGTACTGGGCTGCGGATGACTGTTCCGTAGACATAAGGTTATCTTAGCACGAGCTGACCATTCATACACACACCTCGGTTCATGACCAAATATCTACAGAGTACATACACATAGACTTTCACATGTCGATAAACACAATGCCTTTCATCCATGATGCGTTGCGCAGCCATCAAATAACATGGCCGTCAGCTGTCAATTCCAACATCTCGATACATACTTCAAACAGGCGATTATCTTCAACATCTTGTCAATGCCTCTCCCCCACAACGGTGCCGGGGTGGAAACAATTAACCAGATTTATCTCCCTTGCCCGTTGTCTGAGCTTTTCTCCCGCCTTTTTATATTAGCCAATCGTCTGGGATTCAATTCACATCGCATCGTCAACAAAAAAAAGCCAGCCACGATCTAGAAGGGAGCCAAGGGAGCCCTGTCTTGTCAGGTCTGGGCCGCTAAGATGTGGTGCTTGTGGTCGACGTCGACTTCTTCTCCCGGTTCCCCCCGTTTGTAGACTACCTCCCAAGGGTTTTTTTTCATGACTGATTCACATGTCGATGATCTCCAGCCCTAAGCAAGCTTGGAGTCCACTCTGGACCCGCAGGAGCTTCCAACTGGAAACCCCGATTTGGATTTTGGGAAGAGGGGCGACCTGGGAGTTTGTATGGATGTACCTTTGGGATTGTGAGGCTCGTCTGGGTTGAACGCTCTAATTCGACGCCATCAATTGCTATCACAAGAGGCGTTGCTGCATTTGTGTTTCACCCACCAGCCAGCCGGCTTTGCATCTGTCATCTACTACGTATACAGTGCAGTACAGTCCAGCGTGATAAACCAATCTTGTCGCTGTCGGACAGGTCCCGTTAGTGGGAGTAGATCCATTCTTCAGGCGGTGTGAAGATCTGAACCACTGTTCGAGGTTGAAGTACTGTATTGGTATTCGTCACATTGACTGTCCATTCATGGCAAAAGCTCGAAACTTTGGAGGCGACAGCCGCCTAAACGTTATATTGCGCTCTCTTTTGTTCCAGAATTGACAAGACTTGGGGACAGTCTGAGCTTTGACAACCCCGTTCTACATGCAGCACGGATAACATGGATTGAGACCAACGGCACGTCGATGGGAAACAGAGGTCTTGAAGACACCACCAGGAAAGCCATCTTATCTGATGACCATAGCTGAGAAGCTTAATTGGAGTATAGATACCTGTGAAAATGTCCCGTGCAAGTGCAGACTTGGCGACTCAGCCAGCCACCATATGCAAAAATCCCCCAAGCCAGCTCAACTTGCAGCAAAATTCGAGACACAGAACGGCCAGCTGTCGTAAAACCAAGACACAGCCCGACAGCGAATAAGCACCCACTAATGAGACGGCTGTCCCGTCGGGATGCTTCTGCTTCGGTACATGGGAGCCATTGCCACTTTCAGGGGTGGGTTAAATCAGGACCCATTTTCTAGCGCATTTTCCTGGGGTACGGGTTTTTTTGTTAGTGATTCAAATTGGGGCGTCTATTTTTCTGCTTCGTTTTGAAGCAATTGCATGTGCATGTTGTTAGAAGATGGTTACAGTTGACGAGCCCTTGTATAGAACAACTGCTTGGAAGAGTGAGAATTGATAATAGAATTCTTAGTAGTTGGCAGACTTTCGCTTATCGCTGTTGCATAAACCTACCTGCTACTGTGCCTGTCTCATCTGAGGATTGCCGATCTTTTCGCCAGAGACAGGAGAGAAAAGCGGCGCTGTAGGATAACAAACAACAAGAGCATCGACTGAGAGCAACGTACGTACCTGTTCACCATCGTTCCACCTTTGGTTATTTGCCCACATTCGCCGCCGCCTCTGCTTTGTGTTGCCGCTACGCTGAGAGGTTAGGTTCCTCGTCCGCTGTCCCGCCCGCGGCAAGTACTTACACCTGCCCTTGTTTTAGGTGGGCTCCCCCCCCAACAAAACGTTTTTGCCGAACAAGCATCCACGTAGGACAGTAGGTTGCTTTAAAACTTCAGCCCCCGTCGACCACCTCGaaactcttttctttttaaccTCCcccctcttctttcctcttgaTCAGTTTGCATTCGGCATCTCGACTTTCTCTTCTGTCGGCCGTATACCTTTCTTCAAAATGGCGTCAACTTCGGCTCTGCCTAAGCAGAACCCTGCTCTTAGACGCACCGTCACCTCCACCACCGTGACGGATACTGAGTCTGCTGCTGTCTCTCCTTCAGACTCTCCCCGCCACTCGGCCTCTTCCACCTCGCTCTCATCTCTCTCCGAGGTCGACATTTCCAAGCCCAAGGCCGAATATGGTGTTATGCTCGACACCTACGGCAACAAGTTCGAGGTTCCCGACTTCACCATCAAGGAGATCTACAATGCCATTCCCAAGCATTGTTTCAAGCGCTCCGCTCTCAAGGGATACGGATACATCCTTCGCGACATTGTCCTCCTTGCCACCACCTTTAGTATCTGGTACAACTATGTGACCCCCGAGTACATCCCCAGCACCCCCGCCCGCGCTGGTCTCTGGGCCGTCTATACTGTTCTCCAGGGTCTTTTCGGTACCGGTCTCTGGGTCATTGCTCACGAGTGTGGCCACGGTGCTTTCTCTGACTCCCGCCTCATCAACGACATCACCGGCTGGGTTCTCCACTCTTCTCTCCTCGTCCCCTACTTCAGCTGGCAAATCTCCCACCGAAAGCACCACAAGGCTACCGGAAACATGGAGCGTGACATGGTCTTTGTCCCCCGAACTCGCGAGCAGCAGGCTACTCGTCTCGGCAAGATGACCCACGAGCTTGCCCACCTCACTGAGGAGACTCCCGCCTTCACTCTGATCATGCTTGTTCTCCAGCAGCTGGTCGGCTGGCCCAACTACCTCATGACCAACGTTACCGGCCACAACTACCACGAGCGTCAGAAGGAGGGCCGTGGCAAGGGTAAACACAACGGTCTCGGTGGCGGTGTCAACCACTTCGATCCCCGCAGCCCTCTTTACGAGCACAGCGACGCCAAGCTCATCGTCCTGAGCGACATTGGTATCGCCCTGACGGGTACCGCTCTGTACTTCCTCATTCAGAAGTTTGGCTTCTACAACATGGCCATCTGGTACTTCGTTCCCTACCTTTGGGTTAACCACTGGCTCGGTAAGCTTTGATCCATTCCATTTTGACAACAAGTACTGACCTTTATAGTTGCTATTACCTTCCTCCAGCACACCGATCCTACTCTTCCCCACTACACCAACGACGAGTGGAACTTTGTCCGCGGTGCCGCTGCCACTATCGATCGTGAGATGGGTTTTATCGGCCGACACCTTCTCCACGGTATCATCGAGACTCACGTCCTCCACCACTACGTCAGCAGCATCCCCTTCTACAACGCCGACGAGGCTACCGAGGCTATCAAGCCTGTCATGGGCAAGCACTACCGCGCCGACGTCCAGGATGGCCCCCGTGGCTTCATTCGTGCCATGTACCGCAGTGCCCGTATGTGCCAGTGGGTTGAGCCCAGTGCTGAGGCTGAGGGTGCTGGCAAGGGTGTTCTGTTCTTCCGCAACCGCAACAAGGTTGGCACTGCCCCTGCTGTCATCAAGCCCGCTGCTTAAGTAGTGTCACGGCATTGGATCTGTCATGGAATATCTGAATGTTTGAGCGTTGATTGTTCCAAGTTGGTTTCTCGTTTACGGGGAGGTCTCGTCGTGGGTATGGCGGGGCAGAGGTGGTGGATGAAAAATAATTTTGACATTAGCACTGAAGATTGAGCAGCAATAGAGCAAACATAGACGAGGCAACACTCGATAAAAAGATCAAACCATTATTTCTTGGATATTCGCTTCCGTTGTTGTGTCGTGATGAACTTGCTTTGGTTTCGGAAGGTTATGTTTGGCTGAAGTAGTCTGGTACGGGATGCTCGGATCTGGCAAGTGCTGTGATCGATTGCGGGGAAAGACTAACACGTGGTCCATGTCCGACTTCTATGGTATCTGCATTTGATAATAATTCCGTACTGTAATTTCGTATTCATATTTACATCACTGGATTTGGAGTTTTATGGGTCTGCATAAGAAACTCTCCGGGTTGCACTCGAGGATATTTTGAGGGCATTCAGATTTATGCAGATCGCCTTGTGGTGCGGGACACGGTAGAGTCCAAAACTACTAAGAGTGGGCCATGGTTCTCAAAGCGAGAATTCGACTCTAACGTTTGACTTGGATGATGTGGTAccaattaattaattaaacaTATACACGCATATTTATTTGATTGCCAATTGAAGTTCCCCCCTTGTGAACTTACAGTTGCTATCTGTAAGGCTGGTCTGCGCCAAAAACTCAATACAGCATAAAGTTAGGTACTCCACAACAACTAAAGTTTCgagatagatagatacctAGATACCTGATAAGTCATAGACCCGATTACTTTGTTGTTCTTCGTTGACTACCCAAGCTGAAGGCATCTCTTATTCTCTTGTCCAGAGCCTCGTGTGAACCTTGGAGATGAGGCAACGAATGCTCGTTGTGGTATTGTATGTAATTACTTTGTATGCGGTTTGTTCTCTGTCTAGAGCAACAACGTATTAATGtagaattttatagtataactCTTTATGACAATATGTATATTATTCCTTCGCCTAGTAAATCAATCCTATCTCTGACAAAGTTTTGAGCAtgaataaattaaattatgtCGTAATTGTTAATAACTTCAAGACCTGTAATGTCGTActtgttctctttctttatcaCTGCAACCTAAAGCTACAACGAACCATAAACACCAGCTCCAAGCCAAGGTACCTTCATTGGATTGTCCAACTCTTGCACCTACGCACATTCCACGTCTTCCAAGATATCTGCACCTCCGGAGAGTGGTGGCATGTCGAACCACAACGATGCCAGAACGTCACAAGTGAGGATAGACAGCCTGATCGCGACAAGGGATGCTACAGTCCCACAACACTCTGCACCTCCAGACAAGCCGACCACTTCAAACAACACTGTTACGGAGCCCAGCAGCACGGAAACGAgtttgaagaggatgagaacTCACAACAACACAAGGCTTACAAAGAAGGCCAGACTATCAACTGATACCAAGACCTCGGAGGATACGACTTCAGAGGATACCGAGACTTCGGAGGACACGAAGACCTCTGAAGATACGGAAACAGATGATTCGAACCAGGTcttggaagatgatgatctgGTGTATTCGCTCTTTGCGATTCATGCCGAGGCTGTTATGCGTGTGGAGCGAAGAAGGTTCTACAGGGTGTGCTGAACGAAGCGAGGTGATTACAACATTTACATGACCGCCACTCGTAAGCGCGTCTGGGAATATTATTTATTGCAATATCGGATCAAGAGCCGAGGAAGATGAGCAAGCCGCGATGGCATGCATTTAGCCAGCGAGATTGATGATTCATGAAACCCATATCAACGTTTCTGCAAAGCCATTCTGGAGTTGATTGTGATAGACCGAGCAGGAAGTGAGGTCGTTATCATGTTGAGAATTTAATATTGCTGATAGACAATCACAAATAAAAAAGTTGGCATCAAAGATACAAAATAAATAACATGAAGTGTGATccgaataatataaactgTCCTGCTAATTTGTTTTTGATATTCTAGGGGGGTTCGAGCTCATAATACACAAAACGCGAAGGCGCAAGACGCAGTTTGTATTTACCAGTAGCTACTTCGCTGATAGAAGAGTGTGTTGTTTTGGTGCAAGTGGATATAGGCCGAGAGTGATAGAGTTCtatgttgaagttgaacgTGATGTCAAGAGACAACTCGTGTAAATACTATCTTGATTACCACAGGAATATAAAGCCTAATTGCGACAAACTCACTATCAAACATCCGGTGTGGTGTATCGGTTAGCATACCGCGTTTTCATTAATAGAAATCCGCGGCGAGCGGGGTTCGATTCCCCGCACCGgagtttctttttgtctttttccATTCTCATTCATTCTTGCTATCCTCTCCTTTGTTCCTTTGATGATAACTCCGGTGCACGCTGCGAAAGAATCTTGGTATTGTTTTCATGTTTATAAATCTCAATTAATTGTGATGTCATTCTGGCATTGGCCAACTCAGGCTGACCTATTGGAATGTGATTCCAGTGACAGAACCACAACATGGAACAACCGTGGTGGTCAAGATTCTACCCGACAATCTGCATATAATTATGGTGACCAGCCTAGTGTGCGGTAGTGACGATACATTTGGACCGACAGCATTTGAGGAATTGTATTTTGGAGTTACAACCACAATAATACGACAGTTAACACAATCAACATCGTGTACGCAAAGAGCTGAGGACGAGATCAAAATACACGTCAAGGCAAGCGGTTAGGAACTTTCTTGTTGGGTTGTATCTGTGGCATGATGTAAACTGTTGATTGGTATCTTGCCATTCTGGTGTCATGTCGCCCTGACTTTGATTTCCTGTGCCCCTGATATGACAAGACCACCCAAGGTACTTAAATCCTTTACAGCCCGATGGGATGTACGGATTATTTATGTTGAATATTTTTAAAGTCGCAAAGCAAATATTTATCTCAGTAACAAGGTTTAAAGCGTAATCATTGTGCTATTGCATGTTCAAGGCAGTATGGAAGAAACTGACTTTAGTGAATTCTCAACAGTTCTCGTTGTCTCCAGAACCAAGCCAATGATATCTATTCCTGCT
This Fusarium poae strain DAOMC 252244 chromosome 3, whole genome shotgun sequence DNA region includes the following protein-coding sequences:
- the FAH12 gene encoding Oleate hydroxylase fah12 (TransMembrane:4 (i101-120o132-153i298-317o323-346i)~BUSCO:26873at5125); this encodes MASTSALPKQNPALRRTVTSTTVTDTESAAVSPSDSPRHSASSTSLSSLSEVDISKPKAEYGVMLDTYGNKFEVPDFTIKEIYNAIPKHCFKRSALKGYGYILRDIVLLATTFSIWYNYVTPEYIPSTPARAGLWAVYTVLQGLFGTGLWVIAHECGHGAFSDSRLINDITGWVLHSSLLVPYFSWQISHRKHHKATGNMERDMVFVPRTREQQATRLGKMTHELAHLTEETPAFTLIMLVLQQLVGWPNYLMTNVTGHNYHERQKEGRGKGKHNGLGGGVNHFDPRSPLYEHSDAKLIVLSDIGIALTGTALYFLIQKFGFYNMAIWYFVPYLWVNHWLVAITFLQHTDPTLPHYTNDEWNFVRGAAATIDREMGFIGRHLLHGIIETHVLHHYVSSIPFYNADEATEAIKPVMGKHYRADVQDGPRGFIRAMYRSARMCQWVEPSAEAEGAGKGVLFFRNRNKVGTAPAVIKPAA